In Castanea sativa cultivar Marrone di Chiusa Pesio chromosome 6, ASM4071231v1, a single window of DNA contains:
- the LOC142638591 gene encoding uncharacterized protein LOC142638591 isoform X2: protein MALEIPEDLIKRVQISLRREANLASYNPDDTSLPNLPSLQQTLSQLDPSPPYLRCKHCKARLLRGIQSLICVFCGRHHHLDPIPDPLVFRNTFACRWFLDSLDLDGSETVGPSIRANESNRGQSAAKDEFPLSDLLDLEIRWSAESEKVGTSYVLNETPIQGKNVLNLAEVDLDNFFDDGKRDVASSSSQVSNKQIGSTESEDFQVSANLNLFENVQPSEAATRSMESKSGDSFSGWEANFQSANSGTYREETKPFDPFVGSAGDLSAHMGAVFGTRKDATDGKGDDNTLPSASMNNDLFQDDLWTNSSSGIIGQTERVEMTANIKDGVIAENANISSLMNVDWLQVDPLQSNNKKAPDVKTTKEDDDPFDAWNDFTSSTSSQDPFHGSLKQTVNKEHIAINMVLQKCTIIHQSLLFLTGCPTQIQQLKEMLKMLRKVEMFPAQEPGLMLMM from the exons ATGGCGTTGGAAATCCCAGAAGATCTAATAAAACGAGTCCAGATCTCGCTTCGCAGAGAAGCCAATCTAGCTTCGTACAACCCAGACGACACGTCGCTTCCAAACCTCCCTTCACTCCAACAAACCCTATCCCAACTCGATCCCTCGCCGCCTTACCTTCGCTGCAAGCACTGCAAAGCTCGACTCCTCCGAGGTATCCAATCCTTAATCTGCGTCTTCTGTGGCCGACACCACCACCTCGATCCCATTCCCGACCCCCTCGTTTTCCGCAACACCTTCGCTTGCCGCTGGTTCCTCGATTCCTTAGACCTCGATGGATCG GAGACAGTGGGTCCATCCATTAGAGCAAATGAATCAAACAGAGGACAAAGTGCAGCAAAAGACGAGTTTCCCTTGTCTGATTTGTTAGATTTAGAAATAAGATGGTCTGCTGAGTCTGAGAAAGTTGGGACTAGCTATGTCTTAAATGAGACACCAATTCAAGGCAAAAATGTCTTAAATTTGGCTGAAGTTGATCTTGACAACTTTTTTGATGATGGAAAGAGAGATGTGGCTTCTAGTTCATCTCAAGTTTCGAACAAACAAATTGGGAGTACAGAAAGTGAGGATTTTCAAGTTTCCGCAAATCTTAATTTGTTCGAGAATGTTCAGCCGTCTGAGGCAGCTACAAGGTCTATGGAAAGCAAGAGTGGTGACTCTTTTTCTGGTTGGGAGGCAAACTTCCAGTCTGCTAATTCAGGAACATATCGTGAAGAAACCAAACCATTTGACCCTTTCGTGGGTTCTGCAGGTGATTTATCTGCTCATATGGGGGCAGTTTTTGGAACCAGAAAAGATGCTACTGATGGAAAAGGAGATGATAATACGCTTCCATCAGCATCCATGAATAATGACTTGTTTCAAGATGATTTATGGACCAATTCCAGCTCAGGGATAATTGGCCAGACTGAGAGGGTTGAAATGACTGCAAACATTAAGGATGGTGTAATAGCAGAGAATGCAAATATTTCTTCCTTGATGAATGTTGATTGGCTACAAGTTGATCCATTGCAAAGCAACAACAAGAAAGCTCCTGATGTTAAGACCaccaaagaagatgatgatCCATTTGATGCATGGAATGATTTTACAAGCTCAACTAGTTCACAAGATCCTTTTCATGGTTCTTTGAAACAAACTGTTAATAAG GAGCACATAGCAATCAACATGGTTCTCCAGAAGTGCACAATAATCCATCAGAGTCTTTTATTTCTGACAG GATGCCCAACACAAATCCAACAGTTGAAGGAGATGCTGAAGATGTTACGAAAGGTGGAGATGTTTCCAGCGCAAGAACCTGGTCTAATGTTGATGATGTAG
- the LOC142638591 gene encoding uncharacterized protein LOC142638591 isoform X1 gives MALEIPEDLIKRVQISLRREANLASYNPDDTSLPNLPSLQQTLSQLDPSPPYLRCKHCKARLLRGIQSLICVFCGRHHHLDPIPDPLVFRNTFACRWFLDSLDLDGSETVGPSIRANESNRGQSAAKDEFPLSDLLDLEIRWSAESEKVGTSYVLNETPIQGKNVLNLAEVDLDNFFDDGKRDVASSSSQVSNKQIGSTESEDFQVSANLNLFENVQPSEAATRSMESKSGDSFSGWEANFQSANSGTYREETKPFDPFVGSAGDLSAHMGAVFGTRKDATDGKGDDNTLPSASMNNDLFQDDLWTNSSSGIIGQTERVEMTANIKDGVIAENANISSLMNVDWLQVDPLQSNNKKAPDVKTTKEDDDPFDAWNDFTSSTSSQDPFHGSLKQTVNKATPSAEQTSEINLFGSVNNSQDIDFGSFSQQDLFSGAHSNQHGSPEVHNNPSESFISDRMPNTNPTVEGDAEDVTKGGDVSSARTWSNVDDVETIMSQMHDLSFMLDGNLSIPQKR, from the exons ATGGCGTTGGAAATCCCAGAAGATCTAATAAAACGAGTCCAGATCTCGCTTCGCAGAGAAGCCAATCTAGCTTCGTACAACCCAGACGACACGTCGCTTCCAAACCTCCCTTCACTCCAACAAACCCTATCCCAACTCGATCCCTCGCCGCCTTACCTTCGCTGCAAGCACTGCAAAGCTCGACTCCTCCGAGGTATCCAATCCTTAATCTGCGTCTTCTGTGGCCGACACCACCACCTCGATCCCATTCCCGACCCCCTCGTTTTCCGCAACACCTTCGCTTGCCGCTGGTTCCTCGATTCCTTAGACCTCGATGGATCG GAGACAGTGGGTCCATCCATTAGAGCAAATGAATCAAACAGAGGACAAAGTGCAGCAAAAGACGAGTTTCCCTTGTCTGATTTGTTAGATTTAGAAATAAGATGGTCTGCTGAGTCTGAGAAAGTTGGGACTAGCTATGTCTTAAATGAGACACCAATTCAAGGCAAAAATGTCTTAAATTTGGCTGAAGTTGATCTTGACAACTTTTTTGATGATGGAAAGAGAGATGTGGCTTCTAGTTCATCTCAAGTTTCGAACAAACAAATTGGGAGTACAGAAAGTGAGGATTTTCAAGTTTCCGCAAATCTTAATTTGTTCGAGAATGTTCAGCCGTCTGAGGCAGCTACAAGGTCTATGGAAAGCAAGAGTGGTGACTCTTTTTCTGGTTGGGAGGCAAACTTCCAGTCTGCTAATTCAGGAACATATCGTGAAGAAACCAAACCATTTGACCCTTTCGTGGGTTCTGCAGGTGATTTATCTGCTCATATGGGGGCAGTTTTTGGAACCAGAAAAGATGCTACTGATGGAAAAGGAGATGATAATACGCTTCCATCAGCATCCATGAATAATGACTTGTTTCAAGATGATTTATGGACCAATTCCAGCTCAGGGATAATTGGCCAGACTGAGAGGGTTGAAATGACTGCAAACATTAAGGATGGTGTAATAGCAGAGAATGCAAATATTTCTTCCTTGATGAATGTTGATTGGCTACAAGTTGATCCATTGCAAAGCAACAACAAGAAAGCTCCTGATGTTAAGACCaccaaagaagatgatgatCCATTTGATGCATGGAATGATTTTACAAGCTCAACTAGTTCACAAGATCCTTTTCATGGTTCTTTGAAACAAACTGTTAATAAGGCGACACCTTCTGCAGAACAGACATCAGAAATAAATTTGTTCGGCTCAGTAAACAACTCACAAGATATCGATTTTGGTAGCTTTTCACAACAAGATTTATTTTCAGGAGCACATAGCAATCAACATGGTTCTCCAGAAGTGCACAATAATCCATCAGAGTCTTTTATTTCTGACAG GATGCCCAACACAAATCCAACAGTTGAAGGAGATGCTGAAGATGTTACGAAAGGTGGAGATGTTTCCAGCGCAAGAACCTGGTCTAATGTTGATGATGTAGAGACAATAATGTCACAAATGCATGATCTTTCTTTTATGCTTGATGGCAATCTCTCAATCCCCCAGAAGCGTTAA